The Sphaerospermopsis torques-reginae ITEP-024 genome has a window encoding:
- a CDS encoding amino acid ABC transporter ATP-binding protein, with the protein MKAQEIIKEPIIIAEDVHKWYGKFHVLKGVSLTVNRGEVVVLMGPSGSGKSTFIRTFNALEEYQQGKITIDGITLSSDLKNIEAIRKEAGMVFQQFNLFPHLTVLENITLAPIWVRKLPKQKAEELAMQLLERVGILAQANKYPGQLSGGQQQRVAIARALAMQPKIMLFDEPTSALDPEMVREVLDVMRNLASEGMTMVVVTHEVGFAREVADRVVFLDGGFLVEEATPDVFFTEPKEERTRKFLSQIL; encoded by the coding sequence ATGAAAGCACAAGAAATAATAAAAGAACCAATTATTATCGCTGAAGATGTTCACAAGTGGTATGGTAAATTTCACGTTCTCAAAGGAGTGAGTTTAACAGTCAACAGGGGTGAGGTTGTTGTTTTAATGGGTCCTTCCGGTTCGGGAAAATCAACTTTTATCAGAACATTTAACGCTTTGGAAGAATATCAACAGGGAAAAATTACTATTGATGGAATTACTTTAAGTAGTGATTTAAAAAATATTGAAGCTATCCGCAAAGAAGCGGGTATGGTATTTCAACAGTTTAATTTGTTTCCCCATTTAACAGTTTTAGAAAATATCACTTTAGCGCCGATTTGGGTACGTAAATTACCAAAACAAAAAGCGGAAGAATTAGCAATGCAACTGTTAGAAAGAGTGGGAATTTTAGCCCAAGCAAATAAATATCCAGGACAGTTATCGGGGGGACAACAACAACGGGTTGCTATTGCACGTGCGTTAGCGATGCAACCGAAAATTATGTTGTTTGATGAACCGACTTCTGCGTTAGATCCGGAAATGGTAAGAGAGGTTTTAGATGTAATGCGAAACCTTGCTAGTGAGGGGATGACAATGGTGGTTGTAACTCATGAAGTTGGTTTTGCGCGAGAAGTTGCTGATAGGGTTGTGTTTTTGGATGGTGGTTTTTTAGTTGAGGAAGCAACTCCTGATGTGTTTTTTACTGAACCCAAGGAAGAAAGAACAAGGAAGTTTTTATCACAAATTCTTTAG
- a CDS encoding recombinase family protein, producing the protein MKIIAYSYTHPLLETTPDEASWGWEVDHIYQDLGERSQLQQLISDCETEPANYLLIRRLEELGDTLTQVSDRLNQLEAMGVIVIATEQQYTSADAKFRIDLFNLLQEIQRQQRSRRIRQGHAKNRLEALPPPGKVPYGYRRSKDKYIIDRSTSPIVKDFFDNFLLYGSLRGAVRYLAKKYAKKISVTTGRRWLTNPVYRGDTAYQNGEIISDTHVGIISREEAAQVDRLLRRNSRLPSRTASAPHSLAGLVICSQCQSRMIVTRVTQRYQNQEYLYLRNTKCPQNPKCRAIPYPDVLEKTIEIVCRDLPLAVAGMNFPQLDTIKNSLNHKIAHQQQILEQLPKLIETGVLDTETAKIRAYKLRTEISQLQSQLAILPPVNLRAVAEAVSIPQFWLDLSEVERRFYLREFIREIEIIRQGENWDLQVNFIF; encoded by the coding sequence ATGAAAATTATTGCTTATAGCTATACTCACCCACTATTGGAAACTACTCCCGATGAAGCTAGTTGGGGTTGGGAAGTAGATCACATATATCAAGATTTGGGAGAGCGATCGCAACTACAACAATTAATAAGTGACTGTGAAACAGAACCTGCAAATTATCTGTTGATTCGACGTTTAGAAGAATTAGGAGATACATTAACACAAGTGAGCGATCGCCTCAACCAATTAGAAGCTATGGGCGTAATAGTCATTGCTACTGAACAACAATATACATCCGCAGATGCTAAATTCCGTATTGATCTTTTCAACTTACTCCAAGAAATTCAGCGTCAACAACGTAGTCGCCGTATCCGTCAAGGACACGCTAAAAATCGTCTCGAAGCCTTACCACCACCAGGTAAAGTTCCCTATGGCTACCGTAGAAGTAAAGACAAATATATTATTGATCGCAGTACATCGCCCATAGTCAAAGATTTTTTTGACAACTTTTTACTTTATGGTTCTCTACGCGGTGCTGTTCGTTATCTCGCCAAAAAATACGCTAAAAAAATCTCTGTCACTACCGGCAGACGTTGGTTAACAAACCCCGTTTATCGTGGTGATACCGCTTATCAAAATGGAGAAATTATTTCTGATACTCACGTAGGTATCATTTCCAGAGAAGAAGCAGCGCAAGTTGACAGACTTTTACGCCGCAATAGTCGTTTACCATCTCGTACCGCTAGTGCGCCCCATTCTTTAGCGGGGTTGGTTATTTGCAGTCAATGTCAGTCTAGAATGATAGTCACTCGTGTTACCCAGCGTTATCAAAATCAAGAGTATTTATATTTACGCAATACCAAATGTCCTCAAAATCCTAAATGTCGTGCTATTCCTTATCCAGATGTTTTGGAAAAAACAATTGAAATTGTTTGTCGAGATTTACCTTTAGCAGTTGCAGGAATGAATTTTCCCCAATTAGATACTATTAAAAATAGTTTAAATCATAAAATTGCACATCAACAACAAATCCTGGAACAGTTACCCAAGTTGATAGAAACTGGAGTTTTAGATACAGAAACAGCTAAAATCAGAGCTTATAAACTTCGCACAGAAATTTCTCAACTTCAATCTCAATTAGCTATTCTCCCTCCTGTCAATTTGCGTGCTGTTGCTGAAGCAGTTTCTATTCCCCAATTTTGGTTAGATTTATCAGAAGTAGAAAGACGATTTTATTTAAGAGAATTTATCCGAGAAATAGAGATAATTCGTCAAGGAGAAAATTGGGATTTACAGGTAAATTTCATTTTTTAA